A single window of Vibrio sp. SCSIO 43137 DNA harbors:
- the recJ gene encoding single-stranded-DNA-specific exonuclease RecJ codes for MTRIERRPEQELSLLPDSISPLMRRIYLSRGIRSLSQLDKGAKGLHNYQKLYGIQRAVELLFSAINNNQRIIVVGDFDADGATSSALSVLALRSLGSSNVDYLVPNRFEDGYGLSPEVVDQAIAHGAELIMTVDNGVSSIDGVRYAKEKGLTVVVTDHHLPAEELPIADAMVNPNLQECSFPSKSLAGVGVAFYLMMALRVHMREQNWFAANQVQEPNLAEFLDLVALGTVADVVSLDENNRILVHQGLQRIRAGKGRPGIQALIEVSKRDARRLVSADFGFALGPRINAAGRLDDMSFGVELLMSNNIHAARRMASELDGLNQTRREIEDGMKQEAVAICERLQFDESSQLPYGLVLFQRDWHQGVIGILASRIKDKFHRPVIAFADGGDGFIKGSCRSIPGLHMRDALDRIDTQNPGIIVKFGGHAMAAGLTIKEDNYSVFCQLFDKAVREELDEAALQGVVLSDGELLPEEFSMHVAQQIREGGPWGQNFPEPVFDGEFRILHQKLVGEKHLKLMVEPLFKGHPTNLTLDAIAFNVDLRRWPDAAAKTVHMAYRLDINEFRGNQSLQLMVEYLSGD; via the coding sequence ATGACAAGAATCGAACGTCGCCCTGAGCAGGAGTTGTCACTGCTGCCGGACAGCATCTCTCCCCTGATGCGGAGAATCTATCTATCAAGAGGAATTCGTTCACTTAGCCAGCTAGATAAAGGGGCTAAAGGCCTGCATAATTACCAGAAACTGTATGGTATTCAGCGTGCAGTGGAGCTTCTTTTTTCAGCCATTAATAATAACCAGCGCATTATTGTGGTTGGTGATTTTGATGCTGACGGTGCAACCAGTTCGGCCTTATCAGTGCTGGCGCTGCGTAGTCTGGGCAGCAGCAATGTGGATTATCTGGTGCCTAACCGTTTCGAAGATGGTTATGGCCTGAGCCCGGAAGTGGTGGATCAGGCCATTGCTCATGGTGCAGAACTGATTATGACAGTGGATAACGGCGTCTCTTCTATTGATGGTGTCCGTTATGCAAAAGAGAAAGGGCTGACAGTGGTGGTAACGGATCACCACTTACCGGCAGAAGAGTTACCTATTGCTGATGCCATGGTAAATCCGAACCTTCAGGAGTGTTCGTTCCCTTCTAAATCATTGGCAGGGGTTGGCGTTGCCTTCTATTTAATGATGGCTTTGCGCGTCCATATGCGTGAGCAAAACTGGTTTGCTGCTAATCAGGTGCAGGAACCGAATCTGGCGGAGTTTCTGGATCTGGTTGCTTTGGGCACGGTAGCAGACGTGGTATCGCTGGATGAGAATAACCGTATTCTGGTGCATCAGGGACTGCAACGTATCCGTGCCGGAAAAGGGCGGCCGGGCATACAGGCTCTGATTGAAGTCTCTAAGCGGGATGCCCGCCGGTTAGTTTCTGCTGATTTTGGTTTTGCCCTCGGGCCGAGAATCAATGCGGCCGGTCGTCTGGATGATATGTCTTTCGGTGTGGAGCTCTTGATGAGCAACAATATCCATGCTGCCAGACGCATGGCCAGTGAGCTTGACGGACTAAACCAGACTCGCAGAGAGATCGAAGACGGTATGAAGCAAGAAGCGGTTGCCATCTGTGAGCGGCTGCAGTTTGATGAAAGTTCGCAGCTTCCATATGGCTTGGTTCTGTTCCAGCGCGACTGGCATCAGGGTGTTATTGGCATTCTTGCTTCCCGTATTAAGGATAAGTTCCACCGCCCGGTAATCGCTTTTGCAGACGGAGGTGATGGTTTTATTAAGGGCTCCTGCCGTTCTATTCCCGGCCTACATATGCGTGACGCGCTGGATCGAATTGATACCCAGAACCCGGGAATTATTGTTAAGTTTGGCGGCCATGCTATGGCAGCAGGGCTGACAATCAAAGAGGATAACTATTCTGTTTTCTGCCAGCTGTTTGATAAGGCGGTACGGGAAGAGCTGGATGAGGCTGCCTTGCAGGGCGTGGTACTTTCTGACGGAGAGTTGCTTCCTGAAGAGTTTTCCATGCATGTTGCCCAACAGATTAGGGAAGGTGGCCCTTGGGGGCAGAATTTCCCAGAACCTGTGTTTGATGGTGAGTTCCGCATACTTCATCAGAAACTGGTGGGCGAAAAGCATCTGAAGCTGATGGTTGAGCCGCTTTTTAAAGGTCATCCCACTAATCTGACACTGGATGCTATTGCCTTTAATGTTGACCTGCGCCGCTGGCCGGATGCAGCAGCAAAAACTGTTCATATGGCTTACCGGTTAGACATCAATGAATTTCGCGGAAATCAGTCTCTGCAACTGATGGTTGAATATTTATCCGGTGATTAA
- the prfB gene encoding peptide chain release factor 2 (programmed frameshift), producing the protein MFEINPIKNRLQDVSERTNVLRGYLDYDAKKERLEEVNAELEQPDVWNEPERAQALGKERSSLEAVVETIDLLDQGVDDVEGLLELAVEAEDQETFDEIEPELAELEAKLEKLEFRRMFSGDHDGSDCYIDLQSGSGGTEAQDWTSMLLRMYLRWAEAKGFKAEVIEVSEGDVAGLKSATVRISGEYAYGWLRTETGVHRLVRKSPFDSGGRRHTSFASAFIYPEIDDNIAIDINPADLRIDVYRASGAGGQHVNTTESAVRITHLPTNTVVQCQNDRSQHKNKDQAMKQLKAKLFELELQKQNAEKQANEDAKSDIGWGSQIRSYVLDDSRIKDLRTGIENRNTQAVLDGDLDKFIEASLKSGL; encoded by the exons ATGTTTGAAATCAATCCAATCAAAAACCGCCTGCAGGATGTGTCTGAACGCACAAATGTCCTGAGGGGGTATCTT GACTATGACGCCAAAAAAGAGCGTCTTGAAGAAGTAAATGCAGAACTAGAACAACCTGATGTATGGAACGAGCCGGAGCGCGCACAAGCTTTGGGTAAAGAGCGTTCTTCACTGGAAGCGGTGGTTGAAACTATCGATCTTCTCGATCAGGGTGTTGACGATGTCGAGGGCCTTCTTGAACTGGCTGTTGAAGCTGAAGATCAGGAAACCTTCGATGAGATCGAACCTGAACTGGCTGAGCTGGAAGCTAAGCTGGAGAAGCTGGAGTTCCGCCGTATGTTCTCCGGTGACCATGATGGCTCAGATTGCTATATCGATCTGCAGTCGGGTTCCGGTGGTACCGAAGCTCAGGACTGGACCTCAATGTTACTGCGTATGTATCTGCGCTGGGCAGAAGCCAAGGGTTTTAAAGCTGAGGTTATCGAAGTATCTGAAGGTGATGTGGCTGGTCTTAAGTCGGCTACGGTTCGTATTTCAGGCGAGTACGCTTATGGCTGGCTACGCACAGAAACCGGTGTTCACCGTCTGGTACGTAAGTCTCCGTTTGATTCAGGCGGTCGTCGTCATACTTCTTTTGCCTCTGCATTTATCTATCCGGAAATTGATGACAATATTGCTATCGACATTAACCCGGCTGATCTCCGTATCGACGTATATCGTGCGTCTGGTGCCGGTGGTCAGCACGTAAACACCACAGAATCAGCGGTACGTATTACTCACTTGCCGACCAACACCGTGGTGCAGTGTCAGAACGACCGTTCGCAACATAAAAACAAAGATCAGGCGATGAAACAGTTGAAAGCAAAACTGTTTGAGCTTGAGCTGCAAAAGCAGAATGCAGAGAAACAAGCGAACGAAGATGCGAAATCAGATATTGGCTGGGGCAGCCAGATCCGTTCTTATGTACTGGATGATTCTCGTATCAAAGATTTACGCACCGGCATTGAAAACCGCAACACGCAAGCGGTATTGGACGGTGATTTAGATAAATTTATCGAAGCCAGCCTGAAATCAGGCCTGTAA
- the lysS gene encoding lysine--tRNA ligase codes for MTEQVHSEVNVQEENKLIAERRAKLEHIRQSCKANGHPNDFRRDSLAGDLQAEFGEKSKEELEELNKVVAIAGRVMAKRGPFLVIQETSGRIQAYAAKPVQKELKEKYQGLDIGDIVGVKGALHKSGKGDLYVNMDEYVLLTKALRPLPEKFHGLTDQEMRYRQRYVDLIVNEDSRTAFIIRSKLVTAIRNFMVSKRFMEVETPMMHVIPGGATARPFITHHNALDIDMYLRVAPELYLKRLTVGGFDRVFEINRNFRNEGLSPRHNPEFTMMEFYMAYADYNDLMDLTEEMLRTVATEVLGSTAMPYGDEMVEFGGTYPRLSMLEAIKQYNPDHADIQSLTYEKVQDRDFMVSIAKSVHVDVEEFWTCGQLLEEIFGETAEPQLIQPTFITEYPADISPLARRNDNNPFITDRFEFFIGGREVANGFSELNDAEDQDARFKAQVAAKDAGDDEAMYYDADYITALEHGLPPTAGQGIGIDRLAMLFTNTHTIRDVILFPAMRPQA; via the coding sequence ATGACTGAACAAGTTCACTCAGAAGTAAATGTGCAAGAAGAAAACAAACTGATTGCTGAGCGTCGTGCAAAACTGGAGCATATCCGTCAAAGCTGTAAAGCAAACGGCCACCCGAATGACTTTCGTCGTGACAGCTTAGCAGGTGATCTGCAGGCTGAGTTTGGTGAGAAAAGCAAAGAAGAGCTGGAAGAGCTAAACAAGGTTGTTGCTATTGCCGGTCGTGTAATGGCGAAACGTGGTCCTTTTCTTGTAATTCAGGAAACTTCAGGCCGCATTCAGGCTTATGCTGCAAAACCAGTACAGAAAGAACTGAAAGAAAAATATCAGGGTCTGGATATCGGTGATATCGTCGGTGTGAAAGGTGCCCTGCATAAATCTGGTAAAGGCGATCTATATGTCAATATGGATGAGTACGTACTGCTGACTAAAGCACTGCGTCCGCTGCCAGAGAAGTTCCACGGCCTGACAGATCAGGAAATGCGTTACCGTCAGCGTTACGTTGACCTGATTGTGAATGAAGATTCCCGTACCGCGTTTATTATCCGTTCTAAGTTGGTAACTGCAATTCGTAACTTCATGGTTTCTAAGCGGTTTATGGAAGTTGAAACACCAATGATGCATGTGATCCCGGGTGGTGCAACAGCACGTCCGTTTATCACTCATCACAATGCGCTGGATATTGATATGTATCTGCGTGTTGCTCCTGAATTGTACCTTAAGCGTCTGACGGTAGGTGGTTTTGATCGTGTATTCGAAATCAACCGTAACTTCCGTAACGAAGGCCTTTCTCCGCGTCATAACCCGGAATTCACCATGATGGAATTCTATATGGCCTATGCTGATTACAATGATCTTATGGATCTGACAGAAGAGATGCTTCGCACAGTTGCAACGGAAGTTCTTGGCTCTACAGCTATGCCTTACGGTGATGAGATGGTTGAGTTTGGCGGCACTTACCCACGCCTGAGCATGCTGGAAGCTATCAAGCAGTACAACCCGGATCATGCAGACATTCAGTCACTGACTTATGAAAAAGTTCAGGATCGTGACTTTATGGTTTCTATTGCTAAGTCTGTACACGTTGATGTTGAAGAGTTCTGGACTTGTGGTCAGCTACTTGAAGAGATCTTCGGTGAAACGGCCGAGCCTCAACTGATTCAGCCAACGTTTATTACTGAGTATCCGGCAGATATCTCTCCGCTGGCGCGCCGTAATGATAACAACCCGTTTATTACTGATCGTTTTGAGTTCTTTATCGGCGGACGTGAAGTCGCTAACGGCTTCTCCGAGCTGAACGATGCTGAAGATCAGGATGCACGCTTTAAGGCGCAGGTTGCTGCGAAAGATGCCGGTGATGATGAAGCCATGTACTACGATGCTGACTATATCACTGCACTAGAGCACGGTCTGCCACCGACAGCTGGTCAGGGTATTGGTATTGACCGTCTGGCAATGCTGTTTACTAACACGCACACCATTCGTGATGTTATCCTGTTCCCGGCAATGCGTCCGCAGGCTTAA
- a CDS encoding YacL family protein: MEYQFVRGLTGEYKVKCSMDHEVVGRWLEQEVYTDKVLIERLLEAIKQIKAGAGEEFLFTGKEISVSLQQGDVIIEENALHSSDELDDSEFDFYNSESTAGCGLEDFEQLLVSWLKFIR, translated from the coding sequence ATGGAATATCAGTTCGTCCGGGGACTGACCGGAGAGTACAAAGTTAAGTGCAGTATGGATCATGAGGTGGTCGGTCGCTGGCTGGAGCAGGAGGTTTATACCGATAAAGTTCTGATTGAAAGGCTGCTGGAAGCAATAAAGCAGATTAAAGCCGGCGCCGGTGAGGAGTTTCTGTTTACCGGTAAAGAGATCTCTGTTTCGCTGCAACAGGGCGATGTGATAATTGAAGAGAACGCCTTACACAGCAGCGACGAGTTGGATGACAGTGAGTTTGACTTTTACAACAGTGAAAGTACCGCCGGATGCGGCTTAGAAGACTTCGAGCAGTTACTTGTTTCATGGCTGAAGTTTATCCGCTAA
- a CDS encoding aldo/keto reductase: MSEIVLPSGNSMPNFGLGTWYMGEHNRSRKQEVEALRFGIEYGAKLIDCAEMYGDGGAEEVVGEAIKGVRENLYLVSKVYPHNAGRKQIIRACENSLKRMNTDVLDLYLLHWCGSVPFEETLEGFYQLKQQSKIRDYGVSNLDIDDLAEWKECDSQALTATNQVLYNLQRREAEWSVLPFCRQHSMSLMAYCPLAQGDLLYDTTLMHIAEKHNATPAQVALAWLLAQQGVVAIPKSSSLLRVKENLDAQKLQLDEEDIKLLNITFPSPSSAGEARLGII; encoded by the coding sequence ATGTCAGAAATCGTACTACCCAGCGGAAATAGCATGCCTAACTTTGGTTTAGGCACCTGGTATATGGGAGAACACAACCGCAGCAGAAAACAGGAAGTAGAAGCACTGCGCTTCGGCATTGAATATGGAGCAAAATTAATAGATTGTGCTGAGATGTACGGAGACGGAGGCGCTGAAGAAGTTGTCGGCGAAGCAATAAAAGGGGTAAGAGAGAACTTGTATCTGGTCAGCAAGGTCTATCCTCACAATGCCGGCAGAAAACAGATTATCCGCGCCTGTGAGAACAGCCTGAAAAGAATGAATACTGATGTTCTGGATCTCTATCTTCTTCACTGGTGTGGTTCTGTACCCTTTGAGGAAACCTTAGAAGGTTTTTATCAGCTTAAGCAGCAGAGCAAGATTCGCGATTACGGTGTCAGCAATCTGGATATAGATGATTTAGCGGAGTGGAAAGAGTGTGACAGTCAGGCTCTGACTGCCACCAATCAGGTGCTGTATAACCTGCAAAGGCGTGAAGCAGAGTGGTCGGTGCTGCCATTTTGCCGGCAGCACTCAATGTCTCTGATGGCCTATTGCCCTCTGGCACAAGGGGATCTTCTGTACGACACCACACTGATGCATATTGCAGAAAAGCATAACGCCACACCGGCGCAAGTTGCATTGGCCTGGTTACTGGCGCAACAGGGGGTTGTTGCAATACCTAAATCCAGCAGCCTGTTACGGGTCAAAGAGAATCTCGATGCTCAGAAATTGCAACTGGATGAAGAGGACATAAAATTACTCAACATCACCTTCCCTTCACCTTCCAGTGCCGGTGAAGCCCGCCTTGGAATAATTTAG
- the glnK gene encoding P-II family nitrogen regulator, with amino-acid sequence MKLINAIIKPFKLDDVREALSDVGIEGMTVSEVKGFGRQKGHTELYRGAEYQVDFLPKVKLEIATQAENVDRVIEAVSQAAHTGKIGDGKIFVYDLSQVVRIRTGEMDTEAL; translated from the coding sequence ATGAAACTGATTAACGCCATTATCAAACCCTTTAAGCTGGATGATGTAAGGGAAGCACTGTCGGATGTCGGTATCGAAGGGATGACGGTTTCAGAGGTGAAAGGCTTCGGTCGTCAGAAAGGACATACTGAACTGTACCGTGGTGCAGAATATCAGGTTGATTTTCTGCCAAAAGTGAAACTGGAAATTGCTACACAGGCAGAGAATGTTGACCGTGTGATTGAAGCTGTCAGTCAGGCGGCTCATACGGGAAAAATCGGTGACGGAAAGATATTCGTTTATGACCTCAGTCAGGTGGTTCGTATCCGGACCGGCGAAATGGACACAGAAGCACTTTAA
- a CDS encoding ammonium transporter — protein sequence MELITTVTELRYALDTFFFLISGALVMWMAAGFAMLEAGLVRSKNTTEILTKNFVLYAIACTMFLLVGYNIMYVDNSEGGFLPSFGALIGSQAEGADHSLESDFFFQVVFVATAMSVVSGAVAERMKLWAFLIFAVVLTGVIYPVEGYWTWGGGFLSEAGFSDFAGSGIVHMAGAAAALAGVLLLGARKGKYGKHGEVHPIPGSNMPLATLGTFILWFGWFGFNGGSQLMVSDFENATAVGQIFLNTNAAAAAGAIAALLVCKTTWGKADLTMILNGALAGLVAITADPLSPSPVAAVIIGVVAGALVVFSIVAFDRIKIDDPVGAISVHGVCGLFGLMVVPLSNSDASFTAQLFGAAVIFAWVFCASLLVWGVLKATVGIRVSEDEELEGMDMHDCGVGAYPEFVSLK from the coding sequence ATGGAACTGATAACAACAGTAACGGAACTACGCTACGCACTGGATACCTTTTTCTTCCTTATTTCGGGTGCGTTGGTTATGTGGATGGCGGCCGGTTTTGCCATGCTGGAAGCGGGACTGGTTCGCTCAAAAAACACCACAGAGATTCTGACTAAGAACTTTGTACTCTATGCCATTGCCTGCACCATGTTCCTTCTGGTTGGGTACAACATTATGTATGTCGATAACAGCGAAGGCGGCTTTCTTCCTTCTTTCGGAGCTTTAATTGGCTCGCAGGCTGAAGGCGCAGACCATTCGCTGGAATCTGATTTCTTCTTTCAGGTAGTGTTTGTTGCAACGGCAATGTCCGTAGTATCAGGCGCGGTTGCTGAACGTATGAAGTTATGGGCTTTCCTTATTTTTGCTGTAGTACTAACTGGCGTGATTTATCCGGTAGAAGGCTACTGGACATGGGGCGGAGGCTTCCTGTCTGAAGCGGGATTCAGTGACTTCGCTGGTTCAGGTATCGTACATATGGCAGGTGCTGCTGCAGCGCTAGCTGGTGTTCTGTTGCTGGGCGCACGTAAAGGTAAGTACGGTAAACACGGTGAAGTACACCCGATTCCGGGTTCAAATATGCCACTGGCAACATTAGGTACATTTATTCTTTGGTTTGGCTGGTTTGGTTTCAACGGCGGTTCTCAGCTTATGGTTTCAGACTTCGAAAATGCAACCGCTGTGGGACAGATTTTCCTTAACACAAACGCAGCCGCAGCCGCGGGTGCCATTGCAGCACTGTTGGTGTGTAAAACGACATGGGGTAAAGCCGATCTGACTATGATACTGAACGGTGCCCTTGCCGGTCTGGTTGCCATCACAGCTGATCCGCTGTCACCTTCACCGGTTGCTGCAGTGATTATTGGTGTTGTCGCTGGTGCACTGGTGGTGTTCAGTATTGTCGCCTTTGACCGTATCAAGATTGATGACCCTGTTGGTGCGATATCGGTACACGGTGTTTGTGGTCTGTTTGGCTTAATGGTTGTGCCGCTAAGTAATAGCGATGCCAGCTTTACTGCTCAGCTGTTTGGCGCTGCCGTTATCTTTGCATGGGTGTTCTGCGCAAGCCTGCTGGTTTGGGGAGTGCTGAAAGCGACAGTGGGTATCCGGGTTTCTGAAGATGAAGAGCTTGAGGGTATGGACATGCACGATTGCGGTGTTGGCGCTTATCCTGAGTTTGTTTCTCTGAAATAG
- a CDS encoding Fe(3+) ABC transporter substrate-binding protein, translated as MKKVLTLSAIALATAAPQAFSAEEVNVYSYRQPFLVEPMFKEFTKETGIKVNVQFAKKGLAEKLVQEGEYSPADVVLTTDISRLVELVNKKVVQPVESDTIEKNIPSQYRDSNDQWFALTLRSRNVYSSRDRVGKLGAEFDYADLAKPEYKGKICTRSGKHPYNVSLISSMIAHKGEAATKTWLEGVKANLARKPQGNDRAQVKAIKEGLCDVSLGNSYYLGKMVNNKDQQAWADSVFINFPNQNTTGTHVNVSGMAMAKYAPNKANAQKLMEFLTADKAQQMYAEVNYEYPVKEGVKRSELVASWGDFAADKLPLEEIAENHSKAVKLVDEVKFDL; from the coding sequence ATGAAAAAAGTACTTACCCTGTCAGCTATCGCACTAGCAACAGCAGCACCTCAGGCATTCTCTGCTGAGGAAGTGAATGTTTACTCTTACCGTCAGCCATTCTTAGTAGAACCAATGTTTAAAGAGTTTACAAAAGAAACCGGTATTAAAGTGAATGTTCAGTTTGCTAAGAAAGGCTTGGCAGAAAAGCTGGTTCAGGAAGGTGAGTACAGTCCTGCCGACGTAGTATTGACCACTGACATCAGCCGCTTGGTTGAGCTGGTAAACAAGAAAGTCGTACAGCCGGTAGAGAGTGATACAATTGAGAAGAACATCCCGTCTCAGTACCGTGACAGCAATGATCAGTGGTTTGCACTGACATTAAGAAGCCGTAATGTTTACTCTTCACGTGACCGTGTTGGCAAGCTGGGCGCTGAGTTTGATTATGCCGACCTTGCTAAACCAGAGTACAAAGGCAAAATCTGTACCCGTAGCGGTAAACACCCTTACAATGTTTCCCTGATTTCATCCATGATTGCCCATAAAGGCGAAGCAGCCACTAAAACATGGCTGGAAGGGGTGAAAGCTAACCTTGCACGTAAACCACAAGGTAACGACCGTGCTCAGGTTAAAGCGATTAAAGAAGGCCTTTGTGACGTTTCTCTGGGTAACAGCTACTACCTGGGCAAAATGGTAAATAACAAAGATCAACAAGCCTGGGCTGATTCTGTATTTATCAACTTCCCTAACCAAAACACCACTGGCACTCACGTAAACGTAAGTGGTATGGCGATGGCGAAATACGCTCCTAACAAAGCCAATGCTCAGAAACTGATGGAGTTCCTGACTGCAGATAAAGCACAGCAGATGTATGCAGAAGTGAACTATGAGTACCCGGTAAAAGAGGGCGTTAAGCGTTCTGAGCTGGTTGCATCATGGGGTGATTTTGCAGCAGATAAGCTTCCTCTGGAAGAGATCGCAGAAAACCACAGCAAAGCTGTTAAGCTAGTAGACGAAGTGAAGTTTGATCTATAA
- a CDS encoding ABC transporter permease yields MKAKTVYFKTSIGALALLLVLPILAIFYLSLGESDDLFSHLLSTVMPTYTYNTVVLVLGVLVLTFFLGVPSAWLMAMCRLPGEKILQWALVLPLAMPGYIIGYIYTDWFDFAGPIQILLRDITGWKGGEYWFIDLRTLPGAITILSLVLYPYVYLMCRAAFMEQSVSLLQSARLLKCSPWQSFVRISLPLVRPSVAVGLSLVAMETLGDFGTVSYFAVNTLTTAVYDTWLGYSNLNAAAKISAIMLLVIVLLISSERYSRRKQKLYQSSFSSHEQGRYVLSGWKKWLALFWCWGLVAVAFIFPVMQLALFAYGYFEQSWTAEFQQYAMNSLYVSLSAAVIAVAIAVLLNFYGRVQADKASQMFSRMASLGYAVPGTVLAIGVMATVVNMDHAINDIARYMEWGRPGLILSGSMFALIFAMVVRFSAVAIGAVESSLNKVSPSLDMASKTMGCNTPEMLRRIHFPLIRRGMLVAGLLVFIESMKELNAALLLRPFNFETLATYVYNFASDEQLELAAMPALLLVVVGLIPLIIVNRSLEQAH; encoded by the coding sequence ATGAAAGCAAAAACTGTTTATTTTAAAACCAGCATCGGAGCTCTGGCTCTGCTGCTGGTTTTGCCTATTCTGGCTATTTTCTATTTATCTCTGGGTGAATCAGACGACTTGTTCAGTCATCTGCTTTCAACTGTGATGCCTACTTATACCTATAATACCGTGGTTCTGGTATTAGGTGTGTTAGTGCTTACTTTTTTCTTAGGTGTTCCAAGTGCGTGGCTTATGGCCATGTGCCGTCTGCCCGGTGAAAAAATATTGCAGTGGGCTCTGGTTCTGCCGCTGGCAATGCCGGGCTATATAATCGGTTACATCTATACCGACTGGTTCGATTTTGCCGGGCCGATTCAGATTCTTCTGCGCGATATCACCGGATGGAAAGGCGGAGAATACTGGTTTATTGACCTGCGAACCTTACCCGGTGCGATTACCATCCTTTCTCTGGTTTTATACCCTTATGTTTATCTGATGTGCCGCGCTGCCTTTATGGAGCAAAGCGTTTCACTGCTACAGTCAGCAAGGCTGCTTAAGTGCTCTCCGTGGCAGAGTTTTGTACGCATATCCCTTCCATTAGTTCGTCCATCTGTGGCAGTTGGTCTTTCTCTGGTTGCAATGGAAACACTCGGCGATTTCGGTACAGTCAGTTATTTTGCCGTTAATACTTTAACTACAGCGGTTTATGACACCTGGCTGGGCTATTCTAACTTGAATGCCGCCGCTAAGATTTCCGCCATTATGCTGCTGGTAATAGTGCTGCTGATCAGTTCAGAGCGCTATAGCCGACGTAAGCAGAAGCTTTATCAGAGCTCTTTCAGCAGCCATGAACAAGGGCGATACGTTCTAAGCGGCTGGAAGAAATGGCTGGCGCTTTTCTGGTGCTGGGGGCTTGTTGCCGTTGCGTTTATTTTCCCTGTCATGCAACTGGCGCTGTTTGCTTACGGTTATTTTGAGCAGAGCTGGACAGCCGAGTTTCAGCAGTATGCAATGAACAGCTTGTATGTCTCCTTGTCGGCTGCTGTTATTGCAGTGGCTATCGCTGTTTTACTTAACTTTTATGGCCGTGTTCAGGCAGATAAAGCCAGTCAGATGTTTAGCCGTATGGCCTCTCTTGGTTATGCTGTTCCGGGCACGGTATTGGCGATTGGCGTTATGGCGACCGTGGTAAATATGGATCACGCCATTAATGATATAGCCCGCTATATGGAGTGGGGACGCCCGGGATTGATTCTGTCAGGCTCAATGTTTGCCCTTATTTTTGCCATGGTGGTTCGCTTTTCCGCTGTCGCGATCGGTGCGGTGGAAAGCAGCCTGAACAAGGTGTCGCCTTCGCTGGATATGGCCAGTAAAACCATGGGCTGCAACACTCCGGAAATGCTGAGAAGAATCCATTTTCCTCTGATACGCAGAGGTATGCTGGTGGCTGGCTTGCTAGTATTTATTGAGTCCATGAAGGAGCTTAATGCAGCTTTATTACTGCGCCCGTTTAACTTTGAAACACTGGCCACCTATGTTTATAACTTCGCTTCTGATGAGCAGCTTGAGTTAGCTGCAATGCCGGCACTACTGCTGGTGGTTGTCGGACTAATACCATTAATTATTGTTAACCGTTCTCTGGAGCAGGCCCACTGA